Proteins from a single region of Halichoerus grypus chromosome 13, mHalGry1.hap1.1, whole genome shotgun sequence:
- the LOC118554612 gene encoding myosin regulatory light polypeptide 9: protein MSSKRAKTKTTKKRPQRATSNVFAMFDQSQIQEFKEAFNMIDQNRDGFIDKEDLHDMLASLGKNPTDEYLDAMMNEAPGPINFTMFLTMFGEKLNGTDPEDVIRNAFACFDEEATGTIQEDYLRELLTTMGDRFTDEEVDELYREAPIDKKGNFNYIEFTRILKHGAKDKDD, encoded by the exons ATGTCGAGCAAAAGGGCAAAGACCAAGACTACCAAGAAGCGCCCCCAGCGCGCAACATCCAACGTGTTCGCCATGTTTGACCAGTCACAGATTCAGGAGTTCAAAGAAGCCTTCAACATGATTGATCAGAACAGAGATGGTTTCATTGACAAGGAAGATTTGCATGATATGCTTGCTTCCCTAG GGAAAAATCCAACTGATGAGTATCTGGATGCCATGATGAATGAGGCTCCCGGGCCCATAAATTTTACCATGTTTCTCACCATGTTTGGTGAAAAGTTAAATGGCACAGATCCGGAAGATGTCATCAGAAATGCTTTTGCTTGCTTTGATGAAGAAGCAACTG GCACCATCCAGGAAGATTACCTGAGAGAGCTGCTGACAACCATGGGAGATCGGTTTACAGACGAGGAAGTGGATGAGCTGTACAGAGAAGCGCCTATTGACAAAAAGGGAAATTTCAATTATATTGAGTTCACGCGCATCCTTAAACATGGAGCAAAAGACAAAGATGACTGA